In one Umezawaea sp. Da 62-37 genomic region, the following are encoded:
- a CDS encoding DUF6204 family protein: MTEHTYRILVRGRFTDLDDAGRERLLAEVDRHSLLTNGFSEEGALAYDRSLDFFSFRVQFRAEVKGDDRAVCEKGLGLAARAVDELGVDYRELKASATDVDLVKVRRKG, encoded by the coding sequence ATGACCGAGCACACCTACCGGATTCTGGTCCGGGGGCGTTTCACCGATCTGGATGATGCGGGACGCGAGCGGCTGTTGGCGGAGGTGGATCGGCACAGTCTTTTGACCAACGGCTTCAGTGAGGAGGGGGCGTTGGCTTACGACCGGTCGTTGGACTTCTTCAGCTTTCGGGTGCAGTTCAGGGCTGAGGTGAAGGGGGATGACCGGGCTGTGTGCGAGAAGGGGTTGGGGTTGGCGGCTCGGGCGGTGGATGAACTGGGGGTGGATTACCGGGAGTTGAAGGCTTCGGCTACGGATGTGGATCTGGTGAAGGTGAGGAGGAAGGGGTGA
- a CDS encoding tetratricopeptide repeat protein → MPDHLWIRADRLHDRVQARAELDLPPVLAVVNAHRRLRGPYTAAGALIRAVAADAFARCPELAARHNVELASVAPELMATVPAAWQTLEWTVRDGERTRFYSGRHTLNIANGLADFLRSYLGAHDDGPRALVVENVHEADPTDREFLAVLLRRNDIPQLKLVLGTGCAPLEDQPGEVPVSLSAVLAARAAPVDVPASVRPVVGGDARAFVDSDGTGDDPADLAAYNLLAQHEREALHDVRYAELHAMGEQSLALGAIVHHAERGSRPAVAGVRAIEHAMGHCRKVGLHHAAADLGARGRALVDQRDRPGTWWYFTEGLAASLAAVGRFDEAAAVHQDARATSVDPEVHLMCAYGSAMLHVDHLPPRRRDLGAARAWLNLAAALASLLPDLRARLFHSAFGRNGLALLALHEGDPEEAVRLLDDCVAVLDGELEDRPLHRSSLRHNRARALAAAGRFEDALADHVAVAALDPGFAEHHFHVGTALRALGRDEEALAAFERVLPLSPPFPEVHHDIGDTRMRLGDPVRALAAFERVLVLDPDHVGALANRAGLRCALGDTTRAWADVAAGLALAPDDARLLCVKGRLLAERGEAAEAERVLTAALAVDPDMVEAWALRGQVRFDAADVEGALEDLDRAVALGDRPELHYNRAVAYEEAGRYGEAAADYRLVLAAADDENARARLDFCLRSTR, encoded by the coding sequence ATGCCCGACCACCTCTGGATCAGAGCGGATCGCCTCCACGACCGCGTCCAGGCACGGGCCGAACTGGACTTGCCGCCGGTACTGGCCGTGGTCAACGCCCACCGCCGCTTACGAGGCCCTTACACCGCCGCGGGCGCGTTGATCCGCGCCGTCGCCGCCGACGCGTTCGCCCGGTGTCCGGAGCTGGCCGCCCGGCACAACGTCGAGCTGGCCAGCGTCGCGCCGGAACTGATGGCGACCGTGCCCGCCGCGTGGCAGACCCTGGAGTGGACCGTGCGCGACGGGGAGCGCACGCGGTTCTACTCGGGGCGGCACACGCTGAACATCGCCAACGGGCTGGCGGACTTCCTGCGCAGCTACCTCGGCGCGCACGACGACGGGCCGAGGGCGCTGGTCGTGGAGAACGTGCACGAGGCCGATCCGACCGACCGGGAGTTCCTCGCGGTCCTGTTGCGCCGCAACGACATCCCGCAGCTCAAGCTGGTACTGGGCACCGGGTGCGCGCCACTGGAGGACCAGCCGGGCGAGGTCCCGGTGTCCTTGAGCGCGGTTCTCGCCGCGCGGGCCGCACCCGTGGACGTTCCCGCCTCGGTCCGGCCCGTCGTGGGAGGTGACGCGCGGGCGTTCGTCGACAGCGACGGCACGGGCGACGACCCGGCCGACCTGGCCGCCTACAACCTCTTGGCGCAGCACGAACGCGAGGCGCTGCACGACGTCCGGTACGCCGAGCTGCACGCCATGGGGGAGCAGTCGTTGGCGCTGGGCGCGATCGTCCACCACGCGGAGCGCGGATCGAGGCCCGCGGTCGCGGGGGTGCGGGCGATCGAGCACGCCATGGGCCACTGCCGCAAGGTCGGCCTGCACCACGCCGCGGCGGACCTCGGCGCGCGGGGCCGGGCGCTGGTGGACCAGCGCGACCGGCCGGGGACCTGGTGGTACTTCACCGAGGGCCTGGCCGCGTCGCTCGCGGCGGTGGGGCGATTCGACGAGGCGGCCGCTGTCCACCAGGACGCCCGCGCCACGTCGGTGGACCCCGAGGTGCACCTGATGTGCGCGTACGGCTCCGCGATGCTGCACGTGGACCACCTGCCACCGCGACGGCGGGACCTGGGTGCGGCCAGGGCGTGGCTGAACCTCGCCGCGGCGCTCGCCTCGCTGCTGCCCGACCTGAGGGCGCGGCTGTTCCACTCGGCGTTCGGCCGCAACGGCCTTGCCCTGCTGGCACTGCACGAGGGCGACCCGGAGGAGGCGGTGCGGCTGCTGGACGACTGCGTCGCCGTGCTGGACGGGGAGTTGGAGGACCGCCCGCTGCACCGCTCGTCGCTGCGGCACAACCGCGCGCGGGCCCTCGCGGCGGCGGGGAGGTTCGAGGACGCGCTCGCCGACCACGTCGCCGTCGCCGCGCTCGATCCGGGCTTCGCCGAGCACCACTTCCACGTCGGCACCGCGCTGCGGGCGCTGGGGCGGGACGAAGAAGCGCTCGCCGCGTTCGAACGGGTGCTGCCGCTGTCGCCGCCGTTCCCGGAGGTGCACCACGACATCGGCGACACCCGGATGCGGCTCGGCGACCCGGTGCGGGCGCTGGCGGCGTTCGAACGGGTGCTGGTGCTCGATCCCGACCACGTCGGCGCGCTGGCCAACCGGGCGGGCCTGCGCTGCGCCCTGGGTGACACCACGAGGGCGTGGGCCGACGTGGCGGCCGGGCTCGCGCTGGCGCCGGACGACGCGCGCCTGTTGTGCGTCAAGGGAAGGCTGCTCGCCGAACGGGGTGAGGCGGCGGAGGCGGAGCGGGTGCTGACCGCCGCGTTGGCGGTCGACCCGGACATGGTGGAGGCCTGGGCGCTGCGCGGGCAGGTCCGCTTCGACGCCGCCGACGTGGAGGGCGCGCTGGAGGACCTCGACCGCGCGGTGGCGCTCGGGGACCGGCCGGAACTCCACTACAACCGGGCTGTCGCCTACGAGGAGGCCGGTCGGTACGGCGAGGCCGCGGCGGACTACCGGCTGGTGCTCGCGGCGGCCGACGACGAGAACGCCCGCGCCAGACTGGACTTCTGCCTCCGCTCCACGCGGTGA
- a CDS encoding glycosyltransferase family 4 protein: MVGDLLDHPFPAAFSLFCEAVSDLLALDGTRQPLTAAIRRALLATRDGQVVSWLLDVSALHGLTPLDAAGAKAVGARQSLWRYLDSLGLAVDDDPESPYEKLLLDLLRDDGALPVAAPVDGPTVAQSMLIGGTARPGEGASGGLGVFLRSLGDALADRADIGRVVTVVLDTAPTAVAVAGQDEREHWTVHVPVDSPVALPQAEMGRHRAAITWWTVRLLRRCGLTPDVVHVRYSDDGSLAMAEAARHLGARVVFTLTPDPHRHLADRYTADTADTGALRFDLHRVRLGDLLVSRADTVVSIGGRSDELRDHFPQLATRSAVAIEEGISPLQGLSTRPKALVGELFRPSRALPRLDDSARGVPVLLNVGRLHPVKQQGVLVRAWLERHLYRSTSLVLIGGSVAGRTPDEQAVLDEVLALAKAAPEARGRLAVLPAWPNTEVRQLEHALAEHLPAPAPHVYACGSVKEEFGIAVLEAMEAGLLVVGPRLGGLPHYVDHGRNGFLVDTSSAGSLGEGLAEVVALGAATAEVAEAGRETVRTRFGIDRVAASFAEVYR, translated from the coding sequence GTGGTCGGCGACCTGCTGGATCATCCCTTTCCCGCCGCGTTCTCGCTGTTCTGCGAGGCCGTGTCGGACCTGCTCGCCCTCGACGGGACCCGGCAGCCCCTCACCGCCGCGATCCGGCGGGCGCTGCTGGCCACCCGTGACGGGCAGGTGGTGTCGTGGCTGCTGGACGTCTCGGCGCTGCACGGCCTCACCCCGCTCGACGCGGCCGGAGCCAAGGCCGTCGGCGCGCGGCAGTCGCTGTGGCGGTACCTGGACTCGCTCGGGCTCGCGGTCGACGACGACCCCGAGTCGCCGTACGAGAAGCTGCTGCTCGACCTGCTGCGCGACGATGGCGCGCTGCCGGTCGCCGCTCCGGTCGACGGCCCCACCGTGGCGCAGTCGATGCTGATCGGCGGCACCGCCCGGCCGGGCGAGGGCGCCAGCGGCGGACTGGGCGTGTTCCTCCGGTCGTTGGGGGACGCGCTGGCCGACCGCGCGGACATCGGCCGCGTGGTGACGGTCGTGCTCGACACCGCGCCCACGGCGGTCGCGGTGGCCGGGCAGGACGAGCGCGAGCACTGGACCGTGCACGTCCCCGTCGACTCCCCGGTCGCGCTGCCCCAGGCGGAGATGGGACGGCACCGGGCCGCGATCACCTGGTGGACCGTGCGCCTGCTGCGGCGGTGCGGGCTGACGCCGGACGTCGTGCACGTGCGGTACTCCGACGACGGCTCGCTGGCGATGGCGGAGGCGGCCCGGCACCTGGGCGCCAGGGTCGTGTTCACGCTGACCCCGGACCCGCACCGGCACCTGGCCGACCGGTACACCGCCGACACGGCCGACACCGGGGCGCTGCGGTTCGACCTGCACCGGGTGCGCCTCGGCGACCTGCTCGTCAGCCGGGCGGACACCGTGGTGTCGATCGGCGGGCGCAGCGACGAGCTGCGCGACCACTTCCCCCAGCTGGCCACCAGGTCCGCGGTGGCCATCGAGGAGGGCATCTCCCCGTTGCAGGGGCTTTCCACCCGGCCGAAGGCCCTGGTGGGCGAGCTGTTCCGGCCGTCGCGCGCGCTGCCCCGCCTCGACGACTCCGCGCGCGGCGTGCCGGTGCTGCTCAACGTCGGCCGCCTGCACCCGGTCAAGCAGCAGGGCGTGCTGGTGCGCGCCTGGCTGGAGCGGCACCTCTACCGGTCCACCTCGCTGGTCCTGATCGGCGGGTCGGTCGCCGGGCGCACACCGGACGAGCAGGCGGTGCTCGACGAGGTGCTGGCGCTGGCCAAGGCCGCCCCGGAGGCCCGCGGCAGGCTCGCGGTGCTGCCCGCGTGGCCGAACACCGAGGTGCGGCAGCTGGAGCACGCCCTGGCCGAGCACCTCCCGGCGCCCGCACCGCACGTGTACGCGTGCGGCAGCGTCAAGGAGGAGTTCGGCATCGCGGTGCTCGAGGCCATGGAGGCCGGCCTGCTCGTGGTCGGTCCCCGGCTCGGCGGACTCCCCCACTACGTCGACCACGGCCGCAACGGGTTCCTGGTCGACACGTCGTCGGCGGGGTCGCTGGGCGAGGGGCTGGCGGAGGTCGTGGCGCTGGGCGCGGCGACGGCGGAGGTGGCCGAGGCGGGCCGGGAGACCGTGCGGACGCGGTTCGGCATCGACCGGGTCGCCGCCTCGTTCGCCGAGGTCTACCGCTGA
- the yjfF gene encoding galactofuranose ABC transporter, permease protein YjfF — MSTLTRVKEYRPQQRHLPMIATLVLLVAAYSYGASQYEAFGSGQVVFNLFINYSWLLVVAIGMTFVILTGGIDLSVGSVVALSTVLSAELLTEHGWPAPAVIAVVLAVGALLGTGMGALIHYFEIQPFIATLVGLFFARGLCLTISTEAPSIDNAVFTSIAQTQIPLPGDSHVSISVVIALVVVVVAGYVLHYTRFGRTVYAVGGSEQSAVLMGLKVARTKVSVYALSGFCSALGGLLLVFYKLSGDPLSAIGTELDAIAAVVIGGTILSGGSGYVVGTVLGVLVLGMIQTLIDFDGTLSSWWTKIVIGALLFGFIVLQRLIARRTR, encoded by the coding sequence GTGAGCACGCTCACCCGCGTCAAGGAGTACCGGCCGCAGCAGCGGCACCTGCCGATGATCGCGACCCTGGTGCTGCTGGTCGCCGCCTACTCCTACGGGGCGTCGCAGTACGAGGCCTTCGGGTCGGGGCAGGTCGTGTTCAACCTGTTCATCAACTACTCGTGGCTGCTGGTGGTCGCGATCGGGATGACGTTCGTCATCCTCACCGGCGGCATCGACCTGTCCGTCGGCTCGGTGGTCGCGCTGTCCACGGTGCTCTCCGCCGAGCTGCTCACCGAGCACGGCTGGCCCGCGCCCGCGGTCATCGCGGTGGTGCTGGCGGTCGGCGCGCTGCTCGGCACCGGCATGGGCGCGCTGATCCACTACTTCGAGATCCAGCCGTTCATCGCGACCCTGGTCGGCCTGTTCTTCGCCAGGGGGCTGTGCCTCACGATCAGCACCGAGGCGCCGTCCATCGACAACGCGGTGTTCACGTCGATCGCGCAGACCCAGATCCCGCTGCCGGGAGACTCGCACGTGTCGATCAGCGTGGTGATCGCGCTCGTCGTGGTGGTCGTCGCCGGGTACGTCCTGCACTACACCCGGTTCGGGCGGACCGTGTACGCGGTCGGCGGCAGCGAGCAGTCCGCCGTGCTGATGGGCCTGAAGGTGGCCAGGACCAAGGTGTCGGTGTACGCGCTGAGCGGGTTCTGCTCCGCGCTCGGGGGGCTGCTGCTGGTGTTCTACAAGCTCTCCGGCGACCCGCTGAGCGCCATCGGCACCGAGCTGGACGCGATCGCCGCGGTCGTCATCGGCGGCACCATCCTGTCCGGCGGTTCCGGCTACGTGGTCGGCACGGTGCTCGGCGTGCTGGTGCTGGGCATGATCCAGACCCTGATCGACTTCGACGGCACGCTCAGCTCGTGGTGGACGAAGATCGTGATCGGCGCGCTGCTGTTCGGGTTCATCGTCCTGCAACGGCTGATCGCCCGCCGGACCCGGTGA
- a CDS encoding glycoside hydrolase family 43 protein produces the protein MRAAVLALALLASAIAVPSAAARDVTPRAMESSRYTMTAFTNSSESNMYVYRSTDGANFDLAKGPAYTPPSGLIRDPSIMKHTDGRYYLAYTTGWTGNTIGLARSDNQVDWTFLRNITLPTANLTRTWAPEWFTDSDGSVHLVVSLSVDGGATFRPHELRALDSGLSSWSTPAPLNGLGPNYIDTFVVKIGSTYHAFVKNETTKYIEYATATSLTGAYTFRGTGNWAGWGSTLEGPALVKLDNGGWRLYFDAYSSGHYYSTDSHDGFASWTAKADLPGGLSGFVRHLTVLREPSGTPPALTAGTKISLRSNNFPDRYVRHRDFLGYVDVVNSASPLATRQDATFTVRAGLADADCYSFESVNPTGRYLRHYDYKVRLDASDGTAVFRGDATFCARPGLSGSGASLESFNRPGMYVRHQDYALRVDQYQATGTLKADGSFTLAAPLS, from the coding sequence GTGAGGGCCGCGGTCCTGGCCCTCGCGCTGCTCGCCTCGGCGATCGCGGTGCCGTCCGCCGCGGCGCGGGACGTGACGCCGCGGGCGATGGAGTCGTCGCGGTACACGATGACGGCGTTCACCAACAGCAGCGAGTCGAACATGTACGTCTACCGCTCCACCGACGGCGCGAACTTCGACCTCGCCAAGGGACCGGCGTACACGCCGCCGAGCGGGCTCATCCGCGACCCCAGCATCATGAAGCACACCGACGGCCGCTACTACCTGGCCTACACCACCGGCTGGACGGGCAACACCATCGGCCTGGCGCGCAGCGACAACCAGGTCGACTGGACGTTCCTGCGCAACATCACCCTGCCGACCGCCAACCTGACGCGCACCTGGGCGCCTGAGTGGTTCACCGACTCCGACGGCAGCGTGCACCTCGTCGTGTCGCTGTCGGTGGACGGCGGCGCGACCTTCCGCCCGCACGAGCTGCGCGCGCTGGACTCCGGGCTCTCGTCGTGGAGCACACCGGCGCCGTTGAACGGGCTGGGCCCCAACTACATCGACACCTTCGTGGTGAAGATCGGCTCGACCTACCACGCGTTCGTGAAGAACGAGACCACGAAGTACATCGAGTACGCCACGGCGACCAGCCTCACCGGCGCGTACACCTTCCGCGGCACGGGTAACTGGGCCGGGTGGGGGTCCACTTTGGAGGGTCCTGCACTGGTGAAGCTGGACAACGGCGGGTGGCGGCTCTACTTCGACGCCTACTCCTCCGGGCACTACTACTCCACCGACAGCCACGACGGTTTCGCGTCGTGGACGGCGAAGGCGGACCTGCCCGGCGGCCTGTCCGGGTTCGTGCGGCACCTGACGGTGCTGCGGGAACCCTCCGGAACCCCTCCCGCGCTCACCGCGGGGACGAAGATCTCGTTGCGGTCGAACAACTTCCCGGACCGGTACGTCCGGCACCGCGACTTCCTGGGCTACGTCGACGTGGTGAACTCCGCCAGCCCGCTCGCCACGCGGCAGGACGCCACGTTCACCGTCCGCGCCGGGCTGGCCGACGCGGACTGCTACTCGTTCGAGTCGGTCAACCCGACCGGGCGCTACCTGCGGCACTACGACTACAAGGTCCGACTGGACGCCTCGGACGGCACGGCGGTGTTCCGCGGTGACGCCACCTTCTGCGCCAGGCCGGGGCTGTCCGGGTCGGGCGCGTCGCTGGAGTCGTTCAACCGCCCCGGCATGTACGTGCGGCACCAGGACTACGCGCTCCGCGTCGACCAGTACCAGGCCACCGGCACGCTCAAGGCCGACGGCTCGTTCACGCTCGCCGCTCCGCTGTCCTGA
- a CDS encoding glycoside hydrolase family 25 protein produces MADAVEHLIDISVYNSVNDWNAVRADGIVGASIKVSQQVNYLNPSCGAQVAGARAAGVAPGGYHFGDPRVNAAQQAQFFVNNARQFGLFDDGALAPMYDAENWEGGGLVWPSPQVLNSHIAEHIRVVRQETGVARHLVYGSLSWWQSRWIDPDVWADEDVLLWVAVYNGQPGYLQGWSHPNDALHQHTSDGIVSGIPGRVDKNVTLRGRRIGDLVNGGNDMQLSDRMLNAWGGTPTMEEVFRYIDLRSTEAAQAAAAANAKLDALLGRDVGTFAEADLAQELLTQSLSGKLDTLPDDQFDALVKAVAADQERRARTRSA; encoded by the coding sequence ATGGCCGATGCCGTAGAGCACTTGATCGACATCTCGGTCTACAACTCCGTCAACGACTGGAACGCCGTGCGCGCCGACGGGATCGTCGGCGCCAGCATCAAGGTGAGCCAGCAGGTCAACTACCTGAACCCGTCCTGCGGCGCGCAGGTCGCGGGCGCTCGCGCGGCAGGCGTCGCCCCCGGCGGGTACCACTTCGGCGATCCGCGGGTGAACGCCGCGCAGCAGGCCCAGTTCTTCGTGAACAACGCCCGTCAGTTCGGCCTGTTCGACGACGGCGCGCTGGCGCCGATGTACGACGCCGAGAACTGGGAGGGCGGAGGCCTCGTGTGGCCGTCACCGCAGGTCTTGAACAGCCACATCGCCGAGCACATCCGGGTGGTGCGCCAGGAGACCGGCGTCGCCCGGCACCTCGTGTACGGCTCGCTGTCGTGGTGGCAGAGCCGGTGGATCGACCCGGACGTGTGGGCCGACGAGGACGTGCTGCTGTGGGTCGCCGTGTACAACGGCCAGCCCGGTTACCTCCAGGGCTGGTCGCACCCCAACGACGCGCTGCACCAGCACACCTCGGACGGGATCGTCTCGGGCATTCCGGGACGGGTGGACAAGAACGTCACGCTCAGGGGCCGCCGCATCGGCGACCTCGTCAACGGAGGGAACGACATGCAGTTGAGCGACCGGATGCTGAACGCCTGGGGCGGAACTCCGACGATGGAGGAGGTCTTCCGCTACATCGACCTCCGCTCCACCGAGGCCGCCCAGGCCGCCGCTGCCGCGAACGCGAAGCTCGACGCCCTGCTCGGGCGCGACGTGGGCACGTTCGCCGAGGCGGATCTGGCGCAGGAACTGCTGACGCAGAGCCTCAGCGGCAAGCTGGACACCCTCCCGGACGACCAGTTCGACGCCCTGGTGAAGGCCGTCGCCGCCGACCAGGAACGCCGCGCGCGCACCCGGTCCGCGTGA
- a CDS encoding family 43 glycosylhydrolase, producing the protein MKRLAVVLLAVLLTLSTTTTPAVAAPARYTNPLVNQRADAHISRHTDGYYYFTASVPEYDRVVLRRATTLQGLSTAPEAVIWRKGSGGELSANIWAPELHFVNGKWYAYFAAGRADEPFRIRMYVMESSAANPLTGTWSAPTRITTAWDTFALDASTFEAGGVRYLIWAQSEPGIATNSNLYIARMANPKAITGTPVRIATPTLAWETRGYKVNEGPTVIQRNGRIFLTYSASATDANYCLGLLTASASSDLLNPASWVKNPDPVFTTNAATGQYGPGHNSFTVSEDGQSDVLVYHDRSYRDISGDPLNDPNRRTRVQKLYWNADGTPNFGIPVPDGATPVRLQSYNYPDRYVRHWEFRARVESNVTTLADSQFRIVTGLNGSGSVSLESTNYPGYFLRHKDFVMHVEKNDGTATFKADASFQQRAGLAAGSAVSFESTNFPGRYIRHTGVDVLLQAVTDDTGRADATWNLQ; encoded by the coding sequence GTGAAGCGGTTGGCGGTCGTGCTCCTGGCCGTCCTGCTGACCCTGTCCACCACGACGACCCCCGCCGTCGCCGCCCCCGCGCGCTACACCAACCCGCTGGTGAACCAGCGGGCCGACGCCCACATCTCGCGGCACACCGACGGCTACTACTACTTCACCGCGTCCGTCCCGGAGTACGACCGGGTCGTGCTGCGCCGGGCCACCACCCTCCAGGGCCTGTCGACGGCGCCGGAGGCGGTCATCTGGCGCAAGGGCTCCGGCGGTGAGCTGAGCGCCAACATCTGGGCGCCGGAACTGCACTTCGTCAACGGCAAGTGGTACGCCTACTTCGCCGCGGGCCGGGCCGACGAGCCGTTCCGCATCCGCATGTACGTCATGGAGTCCAGCGCCGCCAACCCGTTGACCGGCACCTGGTCCGCGCCGACCCGGATCACCACCGCGTGGGACACGTTCGCGCTGGACGCCTCGACGTTCGAGGCAGGCGGCGTGCGCTACCTGATCTGGGCGCAGTCCGAACCCGGCATCGCCACCAACTCCAACCTCTACATCGCCAGGATGGCCAACCCCAAGGCCATCACCGGCACCCCGGTGCGGATCGCCACGCCGACGCTCGCGTGGGAGACCCGCGGGTACAAGGTGAACGAGGGCCCGACGGTGATCCAGCGCAACGGCCGGATCTTCCTGACCTACTCCGCCAGCGCCACCGACGCGAACTACTGCCTCGGCCTGCTGACCGCCTCGGCGTCGAGCGACCTGCTCAACCCGGCATCGTGGGTGAAGAACCCCGACCCGGTGTTCACCACCAACGCCGCCACGGGCCAGTACGGGCCGGGCCACAACTCGTTCACGGTGTCCGAGGACGGCCAGAGCGACGTCCTCGTCTACCACGACCGGTCCTACCGCGACATCTCCGGCGACCCCCTGAACGACCCGAACCGGCGCACCCGCGTGCAGAAGCTGTACTGGAACGCCGACGGCACACCGAACTTCGGCATCCCGGTGCCCGACGGCGCGACCCCGGTCCGGCTCCAGTCCTACAACTACCCGGACCGCTACGTGCGGCACTGGGAGTTCCGCGCCCGCGTCGAGTCGAACGTGACGACGCTGGCCGACTCGCAGTTCCGGATCGTCACCGGCCTGAACGGGTCGGGCTCGGTCTCGTTGGAGTCGACCAACTACCCCGGTTACTTCCTGCGGCACAAGGACTTCGTGATGCACGTCGAGAAGAACGACGGCACGGCCACCTTCAAGGCGGACGCGAGCTTCCAGCAGCGGGCGGGACTCGCGGCGGGCTCCGCGGTGTCGTTCGAGTCGACCAACTTCCCCGGCCGCTACATCCGGCACACCGGCGTGGACGTGCTGCTCCAGGCCGTCACCGACGACACCGGCCGGGCCGACGCCACCTGGAACCTCCAGTGA
- a CDS encoding glycosyltransferase — protein sequence MPRVVVVSPPFRSHAQPLSVLARSLAKAGADVIFASTPEFADLAATVAFTPLRTSGNANTGVAEATAQDDGSTRRLAEFLDSTRRGAVPALLTQTSHRRADMLAAPEEVLGDLAVLHDRLRPDWYVVDQLNYPVTLALHTLGLPFASFCPGHPTYLVTRDDQFFGLPQLWPSAVRPAEGELAVLREATALTDTSFTALFADFVRRHGIGVRPPRRAFALTSSHAVVLNYPPFPWLPPLPEAPERVFLGHCTEPEALDDGWRERIRGRRVVLVALGTFLSARDDVLRVAVTGALRIPDVTVVVAAGARAAALADLADDPRVVLEPVVPQRALLPHVAAVVHHGGNNSFTEALVAGVPALVLPFSSDQFCVAHDVERSGAGSCLDPNALTPAGVEAALRALPGRGSVELRALRDGVRAAGPDHGASALLRTMERAHPNGR from the coding sequence GTGCCCCGTGTCGTGGTGGTCAGCCCGCCGTTCCGCTCGCACGCCCAGCCGCTGTCGGTCCTCGCCCGGTCGCTGGCGAAGGCGGGGGCGGACGTGATCTTCGCGTCCACGCCCGAGTTCGCCGACCTGGCCGCCACCGTGGCGTTCACCCCGCTGCGGACCAGCGGCAACGCCAACACCGGCGTCGCGGAGGCCACCGCCCAGGACGACGGCTCGACCCGCAGGCTCGCGGAGTTCCTGGACTCCACCCGCCGCGGCGCGGTCCCGGCGCTGCTCACCCAGACCTCCCACCGGCGGGCGGACATGCTGGCCGCGCCCGAGGAGGTGCTCGGCGACCTGGCCGTGCTGCACGACCGGCTGCGCCCGGACTGGTACGTCGTCGACCAGCTCAACTACCCGGTCACGCTGGCGCTGCACACCCTCGGCCTGCCGTTCGCGTCGTTCTGCCCCGGCCACCCGACCTACCTCGTCACCCGCGACGACCAGTTCTTCGGCCTGCCCCAGCTGTGGCCGTCCGCCGTCCGGCCCGCGGAGGGGGAATTGGCCGTGCTGCGCGAGGCGACCGCGCTGACCGACACCTCGTTCACCGCGCTGTTCGCGGACTTCGTCCGGCGCCACGGCATCGGCGTGCGACCGCCGCGGCGCGCGTTCGCCCTGACGTCGTCGCACGCGGTGGTGCTGAACTACCCGCCGTTCCCCTGGCTCCCGCCACTGCCCGAGGCGCCCGAGCGCGTGTTCCTCGGCCACTGCACCGAACCCGAGGCGCTCGACGACGGGTGGCGCGAGCGGATCCGCGGCCGCCGGGTGGTGCTGGTCGCGCTGGGGACGTTCCTGTCCGCCCGCGACGACGTGCTCCGCGTGGCGGTCACCGGCGCGCTGCGCATCCCCGACGTGACCGTGGTCGTCGCCGCCGGCGCCCGTGCCGCGGCGCTCGCCGACCTCGCCGACGACCCGAGGGTGGTGCTCGAACCCGTTGTGCCGCAACGGGCTCTGCTGCCGCACGTGGCCGCCGTGGTGCACCACGGCGGGAACAACAGCTTCACCGAGGCGCTGGTCGCAGGCGTGCCCGCCCTGGTGCTGCCGTTCTCCAGCGACCAGTTCTGCGTCGCCCACGACGTGGAGCGCTCGGGCGCGGGTTCGTGCCTCGATCCGAACGCGCTCACCCCCGCCGGCGTGGAGGCCGCGCTGCGGGCCCTGCCCGGTCGGGGTTCCGTGGAACTGCGGGCGCTGCGGGACGGCGTGCGCGCGGCCGGACCGGACCACGGGGCGTCCGCACTACTGCGGACGATGGAACGCGCTCACCCGAATGGCCGCTGA